Proteins from a genomic interval of Papaver somniferum cultivar HN1 chromosome 4, ASM357369v1, whole genome shotgun sequence:
- the LOC113272881 gene encoding uncharacterized protein LOC113272881, with the protein MKCSKVGCSWMIHAVAIDSSLYVFKIKKYVGRHTCGVGLKLRSPPLTKKLINHLIHNKLMYIVCSLVGCYPLTYALVSGETIECRHWFMKNLEKFVDSRAITFFSDRYEGLLRAIPAVFPNSHHNYCYYHLKKNMSIKKFDEKYNEVVASYKKAMYALAPARYEEALGEMKIMGRAWVATYLRNIPPKHWSSAFLPGCRFVQTSSSVAESFNNWVRDERKFPACPLVDTIRRHIMDLMSKRREESFLMDPEKLTPTYEALLEEHIQMGRVCNVSQSDHNIYEVHSPRSHCVDLKRMTFTCQRWSVYGFPCSHATDAISAKGDN; encoded by the exons ATGAAGTGTAGCAAGGTTGGTTGTTCATGGATGATCCATGCAGTTGCTATAGATTCTTCACTTTATGTTTTTAAGATCAAAAAGTATGTTGGAAGGCATACATGTGGTGTTGGGTTAAAGTTGAGGAGCCCTCCTTTAACAAAGAAACTTATTAACCACCTTATTCATAATAAG CTTATGTATATTGTTTGCTCTTTAGTAGGTTGTTATCCTTTGACATATGCTTTGGTTTCGGGAGAGACTATTGAATGTCGGCACTGGTTTATGAAGAATCTTGAGAAATTTGTTGATAGTCGTGCAATCACCTTTTTTTCTGATCGCTACGAAGGTCTATTACGAGCTATTCCTGCGGTTTTTCCTAATTCTCATCACAACTACTGTTACTACCACCTCAAGAAAAACATGTCCATCAAAAAATTTGATGAGAAGTATAATGAGGTTGTGGCCAGTTATAAGAAGGCTATGTATGCCCTTGCTCCAGCAAGGTACGAAGAAGCACTCGGGGAAATGAAAATCATGGGAAGGGCTTGGGTTGCAACCTATTTACGTAATATTCCCCCGAAACACTGGAGTAGTGCATTTTTACCTGGTTGTAGGTTTGTCCAGACATCTTCAAGTGTAGCCGAGTCATTTAATAATTGGGTTCGAGATGAAAGGAAGTTTCCTGCCTGTCCCCTTGTTGACACAATCAG gCGACACATTATGGATCTAATGTCAAAGAGGCGCGAAGAAAGCTTTTTGATGGACCCTGAAAAACTCACTCCTACTTATGAAGCTTTGCTCGAAGAACATATCCAAATGGGTCGAGTCTGTAATGTTAGTCAGTCTGATCACAACATATACGAAGTGCATTCTCCGAG GTCTCACTGTGTTGATCTGAAGAGGATGACTTTCACCTGTCAAAGATGGAGTGTGTATGGTTTTCCATGTTCACATGCCACAGATGCGATATCTGCAAAAGGCGACAATTAA